The Longimicrobium sp. genome segment TGCGGAGCGCCGTGCCCCGCTCGCCGCCGTGCAGCCACAGGTACCAGCCGATGATGGAGAGCGCGAAGTACACCACCTGCAGCCCTGCATCCGCGTACAGCTTCGCGCCGACGAAGAGGACGCAGAACAGCGACACGTTGGCGAGGCTCAAGGGAAAGTTCCAGACGCTCTCCCGCACGGTGAGCCACACGCACACGGCGCCGGTCGCCACGCCCGCCGCCTCCAGCGGGCTCGAAAGCCCCAGCCGCACGCCCACGAACGCCAGCACCGTCACGGCCGCCGTGAGCGATGCCAGCAGGGCCTGCTGTCTCGCGTTGGTGAACATGCGCGCACACGGTTGTGAGGATTCCGCCGGCTCCCGACTCTATCCTGAGACGCGAACTCCGGCAACCCGTCGGCACTCCAACGGCAGTCACTCGCGCCCGCCGCGCCGCGCCAGCATCTTGGGTGCTCGAAATCACCTGAACACGGTCGAAGATGAACAGGGAAGCAGACGCGCGGCCGCTCGTGATGGACCGGGTGTACGGGATCGTGGCGGCGGTGCTGGCGATGATGGCGCTGTTCTTTCTCCTGCGGGGCGGGCCAGCGGACGCGGGGGCGGGCAGGCCGGCCGCCGCGCCGGCCATCACGCTGATCGAGCCGCGCGAGGGGGCGGAGGTGGCGCTGCCGGTGGCGGTGGTGTTCGATGCGGGGACGCGCCTGGAGGCGGGGCCCTTGGGGTGGAACGCGGCGGGGCGGCACCTTCATCTGCGCGCGGGCGAAGCCGAGCTCATGGCCGCCCCCGGCGACGTGCAGCCGCTGGGCGGCAACCGCTACCGCTGGACCGTGCCGGCCCTCCCTGGCGGCGAGCAGACGCTCCAGCTCACCTGGTCCGACGAGCGGCACCGCCCCGTGGCCGAGGGGGCGTCGCGGCCGGTGCGGGTGCGGGTGCGCTGACATCCATCCGTTTCCGCCGAGGTTGACACCCGGCACGCGAATGGCCTAGAATGGGCGTCCTCCTGCCCTCTTACCCGCGCCCTCCCCCTCCATGAGCACGTCGCACCTCCGCCCCCTGTCTTTCGGGGAGATCCTGGACAGCGCCTTCAGCCTGTACCGCCGCCATTTCGTGCTGCTGGTGAGCGCGGCGCTGCTCCCCCTCATCCCCAGCATGCTGATGACGGGCGTCTTCACCCGCTCGGCGCTGAGCGCCAAGCCGGCGGACGCGGCCGCCGCCGTCGGCGCGGCGATGATCCCGCTCATCCTGCTGGGCTTCATCGTCCAGCTCGTGATGTGGTCCGCGCTCACGCGCATGGTGGGCGAGGCGTGGACCGGCGGCGAGGTCTCGGTGGGCGACGGCTACCGCCGCGGGCTGCGGGCCTTCTTCCCGCTCCTGCTCTCCATGATCGTGGCGTACCTGATCCTGGTCGTGAGCATGTTCATCGTCATCCTGATCGGCGCGGTGGTCGGGGGGATCTTCGCGGCGATCGGGGTGGGCATCGGGAGCCCGACCGCCACGGTGGTGCTCATGGTGCCGGTGATGATCCTGGCGATGGGGGCCATGATCGCCGCCATGTCCACCCTGTTCGCCGTGCTGCCCGCCATCGTGATCGAGAGAAAGGGGCCGATCGAGGCGATCGGGCGCTCCATCCGGCTGGCGCGGGGAGCCCTCCCGCGGGTGGCGGGGATCGTGTTCGTCACCTTCCTCATCATCGCGCTGCCCATGATCGTCGTGATGGCGGTTACGGGCGGCTTCGCGGCGTTCACCAACCCCGGGGCGGTCCCCAGCGCGGGGAGCTTCTGGACCCAGCAGGTGGCGAACTCGGTGGTGGGCGCGCTCACCACCCCCTTCATGATCGCATCGATCGTCATCCTGTACTTCGACCGCCGCGTCCGCACGGAGGCGTTCGACGTGCAGCTCGCCACCGACCAGCTCGCGGCCGACACCTTCGCGGCCCGGTGATGGAACTCGCCACGCAGGCCGGGGCCGGGGAGCTTCCCCGCCCGGCCGGCTCCACGTACCAGCCACACCTTCGGCCGCTGGGGTTCGGGGAGATCCTGGACGGCGCGTTCGTCCTGTACCGCCGCAACTTCGCCGCCTTCCTCAAGTTGTCCGCCCTTCCGCTGGCGCCCGTGCTGGCGTGCCAGCTCCTGCTGCTGGCGGCCGGCGTGAAGCAGTCCGGCGCGTGGCTGCTGCTCGCGGTCGTGGGCGGGCTCCCGGGCCTCCTGGCGTCCGGCGCGCTCATCTGCGCCACGGCGGACGCGTACGACGGGCTGCCGGTGGACGTCCGCCGCGCGTTCGCCACGTCGCGCGCACGCTACTGGACACTGCTGCGCGCGGCGATGGTGGCCGGGCTCGCGATCGCGGCTGCCCTCTTCCTGTTCATCATTCCGGGAATCATCGTCGCCGTCCGCTACTTCGCGGTGTCGCAGACGGCGGTTCTCGAAGACACCACGCCGCGTGAGGCGCGGCATCGCTCCACGCACCTGTCGCGCGGGGCGGGGTGGCTGATCCTGGGGATGATGGTGGTGCTGACCGTGATCGGGCGGCTCCCCGTCCTGGCGCAGCTCGTGTTCGGGCAGTGGCTTGGGGGCGGGTACGCGCAATCGGGGCTGCGGCCGGTCGCCGAGCAACTGATCCTGATCCTGACGCTGCCGCTGACCACCGCCGCGCAGACGCTGCTGTACTTCGACCGACGCGTGCGCGTCGACGCCATGGACGTGCAGGCGGCGGTGCAGCGGATGGCGCTGGAGGGGTGACGATGCAGCTACCCGGCGTCGAGCAGGTGGACCGCGCGCTGCGCGAGGTGTACGCGCAGCCGGACTTCGTGGCGCAGACGAAGCCGCCGGGGCTGATGGACATGATCCGCGAGCAGATCCGCAAGGCGCTCGGCTGGATCATGGACCGGCTGAGCGGCATCGCCGCCGTCGAGAAGGCGGGGCCCGTCGTCTTCTACATCATGGCCGTGCTCCTGGCCGCGGCCGCCATCGGCCTCCTGGCGCACCTCTTCTACACCAGCGGCGTCGCCTTCTCGAGCGAGCGCGGCCCCGGCCCCGGTGAGGACGGCGAGGCGCTGGGGGGCCCGCGCACCGCGGCGGACTGGGAGGGCGCGGCCCGGCGCGCCGCTGGCGAGGGGCGCCTGCGCGAAGCGTCGCTGGCTCTCTACAATGCGCTGGTGCTGCGGCTGGACGCCCGCGGCGCGCTGCGCTTCGACCCGGCCAAGACGCCGGGCGACTACCGCCGCGAGGTGAGGGCAAACCCCGAGGTGGCGCGCCCCTTCGCCGCGTTCGTGCGCGGCTTCGAGCCGGTGGTCTTCGGCGGGCGGGCGCTGGACCCGGACGGCTATGAGCGGCTCCGCGCCGCCGCCGGCGAGGCGGGCGCGCGTGGGTAGCCGCCGCGACATGCTGGTGCTGGGGCTGCTCTTCCTGGTGGTCGCCCTCCTCTCCACCCTGGCCACGCCGCAGCGGCAGGAGTCGGCCGATCCGCGCCCCTCCTCCTTCCACTCCACACGGTGGGGTACGCGGGCGCTGCACGACCTGCTGGGCCGCCTGAAGATGAAGACGGGCCGCCGCCTGACGCCCTACGTGGACGCGGACTCGCTCGCGGGGACGCTGGTGCTGGTGGATCCCAGCGAGGGCGTCTCCCCCGCCGAGATCCACGCACTGGCGCAGTGGGTGCGCGCCGGCGGCACCCTGATCTACGTCGCGGGACGGCGGGACGACGTGGCCGACTCGCTCGGGCTGCAGCTCC includes the following:
- a CDS encoding DUF4129 domain-containing protein, encoding MQLPGVEQVDRALREVYAQPDFVAQTKPPGLMDMIREQIRKALGWIMDRLSGIAAVEKAGPVVFYIMAVLLAAAAIGLLAHLFYTSGVAFSSERGPGPGEDGEALGGPRTAADWEGAARRAAGEGRLREASLALYNALVLRLDARGALRFDPAKTPGDYRREVRANPEVARPFAAFVRGFEPVVFGGRALDPDGYERLRAAAGEAGARG